In a genomic window of Wyeomyia smithii strain HCP4-BCI-WySm-NY-G18 chromosome 1, ASM2978416v1, whole genome shotgun sequence:
- the LOC129717366 gene encoding uncharacterized protein K02A2.6-like codes for MGIWSPLMPKNDGLIIAKVTGLPCEFLIDSGAQVNTLTENRFNLLWSNEVYQKGVFNLQHSTDKTLKAYASTGEIPVVSTFEAFLHVSDDRPVLLEKFYVVKEFRSLLGRATATRYSILLLGLKVPLINENLPLQSWCETGDNEIATVQTDAIFPRFNVPPVEIPYDKTRPPCRNVFMNIPIAVKPIVEKRLDQLLAANIIERVTDGMDTSFCSSMLAIPKGRDDIRLVIDLRGPNRYIQRSPFTMPTLEKILVDLDGAQWFSTIDLTNAFYHIELAENSRHLTNFCTEFGMFRYVRLPFGLCNAPDIFQEVLQRKILGGCKGTKNYLDDVLIHGKTQEEHDENLKAVLDRFQEHNVRINTNKCTFRSQSVKFLGFLLTSKGWQIEDEKLSTIRDFRQPETIPEVKIFLGLVTFVDKFVLHRATRTEKLRALANSSCFYWTDEENVEFLAFKEEALDVIRTLGYFNILDRTELFVDASAIGLGAVLVQFNNNDVPRIIACASKALTKTEQRYPQTHREALAVVWGIERFAFYLTSRTFTVRTDAEANQFIFGGNNRIGKRAISRAEAWALRLQPFDFTIKRVPGNENVADVLSRLIKFSQVAEPFEDDGEEGHMLFALDTGIMDISLGEIEACAEADDELVELRKALECDSWPQELRKYEAQKKNLYHLGSLICKDDKIILPRSLRLKAMSSAHGGHIGEVAMKRIMREFFWWPRMASDTEKFVKDCETCRMLSRKNPPLPLSSRELPEGPWEIIQIDFLSIPGFGSGEFLTIVDTYSRYLTVIEMKRTNAEATNAALCDVFKRWGCPRILQSDNGPPFGSHNFCSFWENKGVKVRKAIPLSPQSNGLVERQNQSIIKAVSAANIEASNWRSSLERFVHNHNTLVPHTRLNTTPFELMVGWKFRGTFPSLWTDFNTNDLDRINVRERDAEAKLNSKYYADETRGAKTSNIRVGDVVLLSQVKRCKTDPTFSRERYTVVARHGAKVVIMSSNGVQYARNVQDVN; via the coding sequence ATGGGAATTTGGAGTCCTTTGATGCCCAAGAACGATGGATTGATAATAGCGAAAGTTACAGGTCTACCGTGTGAGTTCCTTATCGACTCTGGAGCTCAGGTAAATACATTGACTGAGAATCGATTCAACCTACTTTGGAGCAACGAGGTGTACCAAAAAGGGGTGTTCAACCTGCAGCACAGTACTGACAAGACTTTGAAGGCTTACGCATCAACTGGAGAAATACCAGTTGTGTCTACGTTTGAAGCATTCCTGCACGTTTCCGATGATAGGCCTGTCCTACTTGAAAAGTTTTACGTCGTTAAAGAATTCCGCTCCCTTCTAGGTAGAGCTACCGCGACTCGTTACAGTATCTTGTTACTTGGTCTGAAAGTACCATTGATCAATGAGAACCTTCCTTTGCAATCATGGTGTGAAACTGGTGATAACGAAATTGCCACAGTTCAGACGGATGCAATATTTCCAAGATTCAACGTTCCTCCCGTAGAAATACCTTACGACAAAACTAGACCACCTTGTCGGAATGTCTTTATGAACATCCCAATAGCGGTAAAGCCCATTGTTGAAAAACGGCTAGATCAGCTTCTTGCAGCAAACATAATAGAGCGCGTAACTGATGGTATGGATACATCCTTCTGTTCATCGATGCTAGCTATCCCGAAAGGAAGGGATGATATAAGGTTAGTGATCGATTTGAGAGGCCCGAACAGATATATTCAGAGATCACCGTTTACCATGCCTACTCTGGAAAAAATTCTTGTTGATTTGGACGGCGCTCAATGGTTTTCGACGATAGATTTGACTAATGCGTTTTACCATATCGAACTCGCTGAGAACAGCCGTCATCTGACGAACTTTTGTACGGAGTTCGGAATGTTTCGGTACGTTAGACTGCCTTTTGGATTGTGTAACGCACCGGACATATTCCAGGAAGTCCTACAAAGAAAGATTCTTGGAGGCTGCAAAGGAACAAAGAATTATTTGGATGATGTTTTGATCCACGGCAAGACTCAGGAAGAACATGATGAAAACCTGAAGGCAGTCCTAGATCGTTTCCAAGAACATAATGTTAGAATCAATACTAACAAGTGTACTTTCCGTAGTCAATCCGTCAAGTTCCTGGGATTCTTGCTGACGTCAAAAGGTTGGCAAATAGAGGACGAAAAATTGAGCACTATTCGGGACTTCCGCCAGCCGGAAACAATTCCAgaagttaaaattttcttaGGCTTGGTTACATTTGTAGACAAATTTGTTCTACACCGGGCTACCAGGACCGAAAAATTACGCGCACTTGCTAATTCCAGTTGTTTTTATTGGACAGACGAAGAGAATGTAGAGTTCTTGGCTTTCAAAGAAGAGGCACTGGACGTGATTCGAACGCTCGGATATTTCAATATTTTGGATAGAACAGAATTATTCGTCGATGCGTCTGCAATCGGACTCGGAGCGGTCTTGGTGCAATTCAACAATAATGATGTGCCAAGAATTATTGCATGTGCCTCAAAAGCATTAACGAAAACCGAACAACGTTATCCGCAAACGCATAGAGAGGCACTGGCTGTAGTATGGGGAATAGAAAGGTTTGCGTTCTATTTAACTAGCCGGACGTTTACAGTCAGGACGGATGCTGAAGCAAACCAATTCATATTTGGAGGAAACAATCGAATTGGTAAACGAGCAATTTCGAGAGCGGAGGCTTGGGCTCTTCGCCTACAGCCATTCGACTTCACCATCAAGCGAGTACCAGGTAACGAGAACGTAGCTGATGTGCTATCGCGTTTAATAAAGTTTTCACAAGTTGCGGAGCCATTTGAAGATGACGGGGAAGAGGGTCATATGCTGTTTGCATTGGATACAGGAATCATGGACATTTCGCTCGGAGAGATCGAAGCTTGTGCTGAAGCAGACGATGAGTTAGTGGAATTGCGAAAGGCCTTGGAATGTGATAGCTGGCCCCAGGAGCTACGGAAGTATGAAGCTCAGAAAAAGAATCTGTACCATCTCGGGTCTCTGATTTGCAAGGATGACAAAATAATTCTTCCCAGGTCTTTGCGTCTTAAAGCAATGTCGTCGGCACACGGTGGACATATCGGCGAGGTTGCCATGAAGAGAATCATGCGGGAGTTCTTCTGGTGGCCTCGTATGGCTTCTGATACGGAGAAATTCGTTAAGGACTGTGAAACTTGCCGTATGCTGTCAAGAAAAAATCCTCCTTTGCCCCTTTCATCCCGTGAATTGCCTGAAGGCCCTTGGGAGATTATACAAATCGATTTTCTCTCAATTCCGGGCTTCGGGTCAGGTGAATTTTTGACCATAGTGGATACCTACTCCCGTTACCTGACAGTTATTGAAATGAAACGTACAAATGCAGAAGCGACCAACGCTGCTCTTTGTGACGTTTTCAAGCGCTGGGGATGCCCACGTATCCTGCAGAGCGATAATGGTCCACCGTTCGGCAGCCATAACTTCTGCTCTTTCTGGGAAAACAAAGGAGTTAAAGTGCGAAAAGCTATACCGTTAAGCCCGCAATCAAACGGCTTAGTGGAACGTCAGAACCAATCTATAATCAAGGCTGTAAGTGCAGCCAACATAGAGGCCAGTAACTGGCGTTCTAGTTTAGAGCGATTTGTGCACAACCACAACACATTGGTTCCCCACACAAGGCTCAATACCACCCCATTCGAACTCATGGTGGGCTGGAAATTCCGGGGCACATTCCCAAGCCTTTGGACTGACTTCAACACTAATGATTTGGACAGAATAAATGTTCGAGAACGAGATGCTGAAGCAAAACTCAACAGCAAGTATTATGCTGACGAGACAAGGGGTGCGAAAACCAGTAATATTAGGGTAGGTGACGTTGTGCTACTGAGCCAAGTAAAGAGGTGTAAGACTGACCCGACATTTTCTCGTGAACGTTACACCGTCGTTGCGCGGCATGGGGCCAAGGTAGTAATTATGAGTAGTAATGGAGTGCAATACGCTAGGAACGTACAAGACGTGAACTGA
- the LOC129734102 gene encoding uncharacterized protein LOC129734102 isoform X1: MAEKRHDNGAVDAPEKKMKKKSTSSKLDAVMKELAEVKSSNVMMKQQLEKAQETIKSLQASLQSPRSEGDVESVEFNGNAGPSSTRRQINETGTELTRFMSSMNQMSISSISLPECKPSVEGEQVGRRDFEAWKDLLLDSLKLAGVDDEPTQFVVFKVKAGPMLLEIYKNTKSTSEAPSDVMYPFSNALFRLKAYFGSASDIMLQRRKLAVMAQRPEETDLSFIMRVGAIARLCDFAEGKEFEEIISTVAEHARNKQVRTVALKMLSRQGSFTDLVDKVREIEAVTMNEEFYHLKHGKTDHAMVAAVSVPYATAGPSRQGSFRGSTSRARFGYQYTSRGGNRFRTPYERIGLYKQQEYGRPDPYRCFRCNSVYHKPESCFAIDKVCLNCGRKGHIQRACRTSMQKENERLTDFAKPNVVPSQIAAIEQRNGTKAEDPAVDKNVGDVTEM; encoded by the exons ATGGCCGAAAAGCGTCACGACAATGGCGCAGTGGACGCTCCCGAGAA GAAAATGAAGAAGAAAAGCACAAGTTCGAAACTGGATGCTGTCATGAAAGAGTTGGCAGAAGTTAAATCCTCCAATGTCATGATGAAGCAACAACTAGAAAAAGCACAGGAAACCATCAAATCGCTTCAGGCCAGCCTTCAATCTCCTCGGAGTGAGGGAGACGTTGAAAGCGTTGAATTCAACGGTAATGCTGGCCCTTCGAGCACGCGCCGTCAGATAAACGAGACAGGTACGGAATTGACGAGGTTCATGTCCTCAATGAACCAAATGTCCATATCCTCAATCAGCTTACCGGAATGCAAACCATCAGTGGAAGGTGAGCAAGTTGGAAGGCGTGATTTTGAAGCATGGAAGGATCTGCTCTTGGATTCGCTCAAGCTCGCTGGAGTTGATGACGAGCCAACTCAATTCGTCGTTTTTAAAGTGAAAGCCGGACCAATGCTTCTGGAAATTTACAAGAACACGAAGTCCACCTCTGAGGCTCCAAGTGACGTGATGTATCCGTTTTCGAATGCGTTATTTCGACTGAAAGCATATTTTGGCTCAGCGTCAGATATCATGCTTCAACGCCGCAAACTTGCGGTGATGGCTCAGCGACCGGAGGAAACAGATTTATCGTTCATCATGAGAGTGGGTGCTATTGCTCGTCTATGTGACTTCGCTGAGGGGAAAGAGTTCGAGGAGATAATTAGCACCGTTGCCGAACACGCCAGAAACAAACAGGTGCGCACCGTTGCTTTGAAAATGTTAAGCCGCCAGGGGTCATTCACGGATCTAGTAGATAAGGTCCGTGAAATTGAGGCCGTGACAATGAACGAAGAGTTTTACCACTTGAAACATGGCAAAACAGATCATGCAATGGTTGCTGCTGTTAGTGTTCCATATGCAACAGCAGGTCCATCCCGACAAGGATCATTTCGTGGTTCGACATCTCGTGCAAGATTCGGCTATCAGTACACCAGTCGCGGTGGAAATCGATTTCGAACACCCTACGAAAGAATAGGATTATACAAGCAACAAGAGTATGGACGGCCGGATCCATATCGGTGCTTCAGATGCAACAGCGTTTATCACAAACCGGAATCCTGTTTTGCGATTGATAAAGTTTGCTTAAACTGCGGCCGCAAGGGACATATTCAGAGAGCTTGCCGTACTTCCATGCAAAAGGAAAATGAACGTTTGACGGATTTTGCAAAACCAAATGTTGTACCGAGTCAGATTGCTGCGATTGAACAGAGAAATGGAACGAAGGCGGAGGACCCAGCCGTAGATAAAAATGTAGGTGATGTAACCGAGATGTAA
- the LOC129734102 gene encoding uncharacterized protein LOC129734102 isoform X2: MKKKSTSSKLDAVMKELAEVKSSNVMMKQQLEKAQETIKSLQASLQSPRSEGDVESVEFNGNAGPSSTRRQINETGTELTRFMSSMNQMSISSISLPECKPSVEGEQVGRRDFEAWKDLLLDSLKLAGVDDEPTQFVVFKVKAGPMLLEIYKNTKSTSEAPSDVMYPFSNALFRLKAYFGSASDIMLQRRKLAVMAQRPEETDLSFIMRVGAIARLCDFAEGKEFEEIISTVAEHARNKQVRTVALKMLSRQGSFTDLVDKVREIEAVTMNEEFYHLKHGKTDHAMVAAVSVPYATAGPSRQGSFRGSTSRARFGYQYTSRGGNRFRTPYERIGLYKQQEYGRPDPYRCFRCNSVYHKPESCFAIDKVCLNCGRKGHIQRACRTSMQKENERLTDFAKPNVVPSQIAAIEQRNGTKAEDPAVDKNVGDVTEM; this comes from the coding sequence ATGAAGAAGAAAAGCACAAGTTCGAAACTGGATGCTGTCATGAAAGAGTTGGCAGAAGTTAAATCCTCCAATGTCATGATGAAGCAACAACTAGAAAAAGCACAGGAAACCATCAAATCGCTTCAGGCCAGCCTTCAATCTCCTCGGAGTGAGGGAGACGTTGAAAGCGTTGAATTCAACGGTAATGCTGGCCCTTCGAGCACGCGCCGTCAGATAAACGAGACAGGTACGGAATTGACGAGGTTCATGTCCTCAATGAACCAAATGTCCATATCCTCAATCAGCTTACCGGAATGCAAACCATCAGTGGAAGGTGAGCAAGTTGGAAGGCGTGATTTTGAAGCATGGAAGGATCTGCTCTTGGATTCGCTCAAGCTCGCTGGAGTTGATGACGAGCCAACTCAATTCGTCGTTTTTAAAGTGAAAGCCGGACCAATGCTTCTGGAAATTTACAAGAACACGAAGTCCACCTCTGAGGCTCCAAGTGACGTGATGTATCCGTTTTCGAATGCGTTATTTCGACTGAAAGCATATTTTGGCTCAGCGTCAGATATCATGCTTCAACGCCGCAAACTTGCGGTGATGGCTCAGCGACCGGAGGAAACAGATTTATCGTTCATCATGAGAGTGGGTGCTATTGCTCGTCTATGTGACTTCGCTGAGGGGAAAGAGTTCGAGGAGATAATTAGCACCGTTGCCGAACACGCCAGAAACAAACAGGTGCGCACCGTTGCTTTGAAAATGTTAAGCCGCCAGGGGTCATTCACGGATCTAGTAGATAAGGTCCGTGAAATTGAGGCCGTGACAATGAACGAAGAGTTTTACCACTTGAAACATGGCAAAACAGATCATGCAATGGTTGCTGCTGTTAGTGTTCCATATGCAACAGCAGGTCCATCCCGACAAGGATCATTTCGTGGTTCGACATCTCGTGCAAGATTCGGCTATCAGTACACCAGTCGCGGTGGAAATCGATTTCGAACACCCTACGAAAGAATAGGATTATACAAGCAACAAGAGTATGGACGGCCGGATCCATATCGGTGCTTCAGATGCAACAGCGTTTATCACAAACCGGAATCCTGTTTTGCGATTGATAAAGTTTGCTTAAACTGCGGCCGCAAGGGACATATTCAGAGAGCTTGCCGTACTTCCATGCAAAAGGAAAATGAACGTTTGACGGATTTTGCAAAACCAAATGTTGTACCGAGTCAGATTGCTGCGATTGAACAGAGAAATGGAACGAAGGCGGAGGACCCAGCCGTAGATAAAAATGTAGGTGATGTAACCGAGATGTAA
- the LOC129717714 gene encoding uncharacterized protein LOC129717714: MPPHKRKAAARSKNTVQANSLPQLSIVIDQNELNRLQVSSTAKDDSIIMLSSAENTLISTDPSLLMLSTVEMLRPSTRLGAIDMTLEETLRPSFRPSERPPPNMNADETNMSVMNVEQTPCIQRNRPKSSWVNRRTEVPAAVAPEIENEPVRPSRNRKPNRNIFSDNFQSIAKRKTTTNTSKQQRVITDSERKSLNVDETNLNATPVNSNTHTSIIKTRSASRKANLKSQGGLKLQDKPLATPETDDDRGEPNTQTTKKGRARRNAVKQKKNESNRTQTSKSSRTKGKNVQNPAIANDIAAEKNKGKEPLEKESQREVQPIRESEQQQNISSQLAEENHVPTRGEPIIQTTKKGRTRQKALKQNMNESNRIQTSKPSRTKGKNALNSALANENIAAEPLRNETQCEVQPITNSTQQQNVSSQLTEENGASFESVSSSQLDVPPTESEKSMESHQFSYVSVRRRPKVVTPRSVAATEAEIDKSLRNKSSQNSLVVAEIDAAINECANQPLASPAVEYVSRRRRKSQRIPDEPSSFKPSDSQQTLLVEVPLEDEVSRVADKISSNVSRRKRPNLTSHSDRSSIDVEKTTKITNEGSLEIERTLPSNLSEKSVSIILNRIDIPAENESEPVVTDNNRVTIRSRSRTRQNLPASASPFPKGIHQQISNSSPNRGYRTRSNSVPRSSTVPIVRGRSRTRQVHEATISNSAKDVNSQGDTIEPRNSRTRSRVRSKSALRSNVTSQAPDDTYQASDFSAKQSTNSITTRFRTRSRSILRTNLEPPVTRSRSVPRNALLSPITKQPPTSDSSHIPVYRRQAEEGGKSAQSKDATKFENLIVQPAPVDDDIYAFDSPSQTPPLEGETVAKKRGTARKKPNSSTTRKRTTPAKKAHHMVFGTDMAKIKKVVSRIGGGPVHHPKSANEILPTAKLAALVLRPTSPRIQNPTERSVSPASSHPDDHHFDNDVDIENIPEVALSPPKMPKPHQQTFPQQKDPAEPTPNKTLSFSPLGASSPWRVQNENILPKTFYFSRSKDLLPSYESDVVIRHDDNRAKSPVKELEVTVTPAPARKTPPTNTVPSSAPPEIVFRGIQKSYEQLKVTSAMSEKLISAMRKYKEDVHNQTALFSKGPDGLSEDERLIAKFREYEENMKKTYQKLRQWYERSQRTLTHSMQAIKQVSTLPKTQAQKEVLQNFHRHSERFVTMINELESAMNDSNVENIAPSKSTETRSVKHPSKDIILSERDINNPYRSPLKTLDILNVPRNFSPVKSPLVKAAFNAFSSSGKQNSISKSRDRFSILSLTKRPISRHGVRPPTTEPSSVIEIGDTLVDPDPQNSSHSSSDAQGINQQRSPEPNRDLFGFEADDNTDDFFVEPTPVKITKDTLKERLKSVRKMLPVRPTKTQSRPQRMPKVIGSPTKLRSVQNVFASSTPVAVGKRTQTNRDEELNVSAIPDKSVVNSEEHQEPPTGESVNPPLVLFDEPEQEVFSNSLSCVNRTYSRIPRRNPKRKRNIYLADLGLSEDDDEEDGDGDDGGRTEAVQTEDEDANVDLRKQHNKKRRIVTNRKKKTVEQSKEFKKFVDEFNSMCEEVNRYQLIVE; the protein is encoded by the exons ATGCCACCCCACAAGAGAAAGGCCGCAGCACGTAGCAAGAACACGGTTCAGGCCAACTCACTGCCTCAATTAAGCATTGTAATCGATCAGAACGAATTGAACCGACTTCAAGTCTCATCGACAGCGAAAGATGATTCCATTATTATGCTGTCAAGCGCAGAGAATACTCTGATATCCACCGATCCGTCACTGTTGATGCTGTCGACGGTAGAAATGTTGCGACCATCAACGCGGCTTGGTGCAATTGACATGACACTGGAGGAAACGC TAAGACCATCATTCCGCCCCAGTGAAAGACCACCCCCGAATATGAATGCGGACGAAACCAACATGAGTGTTATGAACGTAGAGCAAACCCCATGCATTCAACGAAACAGACCAAAATCCTCATGGGTTAATCGGCGGACGGAAGTTCCTGCTGCGGTTGCTCCCGAGATTGAGAACGAGCCGGTACGACCATCCCGGAACCGCAAACCGAATAGGAATATTTTTTCTGACAATTTTCAAAGCATCGCTAAGCGAAAGACCACAACAAACACCTCAAAACAACAGAGGGTGATCACCGATAGTGAAAGAAAATCTCTAAATGTTGATGAAACCAATTTGAATGCAACACCGGTTAATTCTAATACACATACTTCTATAATAAAAACAAGATCTGCTTCGCGAAAGGCAAATTTGAAATCTCAAGGTGGACTAAAGTTACAGGATAAACCATTAGCTACACCCGAAACTGATGACGATCGTGGTGAGCCCAATActcaaacaacaaaaaaaggCAGAGCACGACGGAACGCTGtaaaacagaagaaaaatgaatcaaatcgCACTCAAACAAGCAAATCTTCGAGAACTAAAggtaaaaatgttcaaaatcctGCGATAGCAAATGACATTGCTGCTGAAAAGAATAAAGGAAAGGAGCCACTGGAAAAAGAATCTCAAAGAGAAGTTCAACCGATTAGGGAAAGTGAACAGCAACAAAACATATCTTCCCAGTTAGCGGAAGAGAATCATGTTCCTACAAGGGGTGAACCCATtattcaaacaacaaaaaaaggCAGAACACGGCAGAAAGCTCTAAAACAGAACATGAATGAATCAAATCGCATTCAAACAAGTAAACCTTCGAGAACTAAAGGTAAAAATGCTCTCAATTCTGCGTTAGCAAATGAAAATATTGCTGCTGAGCCACtgagaaatgaaactcaatGCGAAGTTCAACCGATCACGAATAGTACACAGCAACAAAACGTATCGTCCCAGCTAACGGAAGAAAATGGAGCATCTTTTGAGTCTGTTTCCTCTTCACAGCTTGATGTTCCACCAACAGAATCGGAAAAATCTATGGAATCACATCAATTCTCGTATGTTTCAGTACGGAGACGACCAAAAGTTGTAACTCCTCGCAGTGTAGCTGCAACGGAGGCTGAAATCGATAAAAGCTTACGAAATAAATCAAGTCAAAATAGTTTGGTTGTGGCAGAAATCGATGCAGCTATCAATGAATGCGCAAATCAACCCCTTGCTTCCCCCGCTGTCGAATATGTAAGTAGAAGACGACGAAAATCACAGCGTATTCCGGATGAACCGTCATCATTTAAACCATCTGACTCACAACAAACGTTGTTGGTCGAAGTACCTCTGGAAGATGAGGTTTCTCGAGTAGCCGATAAGATTTCGTCGAATGTGTCAAGAAGAAAACGACCTAATTTGACTTCTCATAGTGATCGAAGTTCAATTGATGTAGAAAAAACTACGAAAATCACGAACGAAGGATCTCTTGAAATTGAGAGGACACTTCCATCTAATTTATCTGAAAAATCAgtctcaatcattttgaacAGAATCGATATTCCCGCAGAAAATGAATCTGAACCTGTTGTGACAGATAACAATAGAGTGACCATCCGCAGCCGTTCGCGCACGCGCCAAAACCTTCCGGCTAGCGCATCGCCTTTTCCAAAAGGAATACatcaacaaatttcgaattccagTCCCAATAGGGGTTATCGAACACGTAGCAACTCCGTTCCACGAAGTAGTACTGTGCCAATAGTACGCGGCCGTTCTCGCACACGTCAAGTGCATGAGGCAACCATATCGAATTCTGCAAAAGATGTCAACTCTCAGGGCGACACCATCGAACCAAGGAATAGTAGAACGCGGTCTCGAGTACGTAGTAAATCTGCCCTTCGAAGCAATGTTACCTCGCAAGCGCCAGACGATACATATCAAGCCTCGGACTTCAGTGCTAAACAATCAACGAATTCCATAACCACAAGATTCCGCACGCGTAGTAGGTCCATCCTACGCACCAACCTTGAACCACCAGTAACTCGTAGCCGTTCAGTTCCACGTAATGCTCTGCTATCGCCAATTACAAAACAGCCACCAACAAGCGATTCTTCTCACATTCCTGTATATCGACGACAAGCAGAAGAAGGAGGCAAATCTGCCCAATCAAAAGATGCTACAAAATTCGAGAATTTAATCGTTCAGCCTGCGCCTGTCGATGACGATATCTATGCGTTTGATTCTCCCAGTCAAACTCCACCACTTGAAGGGGAAACAGTAGCCAAAAAACGCGGCACTGCACGGAAGAAACCAAATAGTAGCACAACCCGAAAAAGGACAACACCAGCGAAAAAGGCGCATCATATGGTATTCGGTACTGATAtggctaaaataaaaaaagtggtTAGTAGAATCGGTGGAGGGCCGGTCCATCATCCCAAGTCAGCCAACGAAATTTTG CCGACTGCAAAGCTAGCTGCGTTGGTACTCAGGCCAACTTCTCCACGCATCCAGAACCCAACTGAACGAAGTGTTTCACCGGCTTCCAGTCATCCAGACGATCATCATTTCGACAACGATGTCGATATCGAAAACATTCCCGAGGTGGCTCTTTCGCCACCAAAAATGCCAAAACCGCATCAGCAAACTTTCCCTCAGCAAAAAGACCCGGCAGAACCAACACCAAATAAAACGCTCAGTTTCTCTCCACTGGGAGCTTCATCGCCCTGGCGTGTGCAGAACGAAAACATTCTGCCAAAAACGTTCTATTTCTCTCGTTCGAAAGATCTGCTCCCGTCGTACGAAAGTGACGTCGTTATTCGTCACGACGATAACCGCGCCAAATCGCCAGTCAAGGAGCTTGAAGTTACAGTTACACCTGCGCCAGCGAGAAAAACCCCTCCAACTAACACAGTTCCATCGAGTGCGCCTCCAGAGATCGTGTTTCGTGGTATTCAGAAGTCCTACGAACAGCTTAAAGTCACAAGCGCAATGAGCGAGAAACTCATCAGTGCCATGCGGAAGTATAAGGAGGACGTGCATAACCAGACTGCACTTTTCAGTAAAGGCCCTGATGGTCTCTCGGAGGATGAACGGCTAATCGCTAAATTCCGAGAGTATgaagaaaacatgaaaaaaacttACCAAAAATTGAGACAATGGTACGAACGGTCACAGCGCACTCTTACGCACTCAATGCAGGCTATAAAACAGGTTTCCACACTACCGAAAACTCAGGCTCAAAAGGAGGTACTACAGAACTTTCATCGCCACTCGGAGCGATTCGTCACGATGATAAACGAACTGGAATCGGCAATGAATGATTCGAACGTGGAAAACATCGCTCCTTcaaaatctacagaaactagaaGTGTTAAGCATCCCAGCAAAGACATTATTCTGTCCGAGCGAGATATTAACAATCCTTACAGAAGTCCACTGAAGACACtcgatattctcaatgtgcctCGTAACTTTTCACCGGTGAAGTCCCCACTAGTTAAAGCTGCGTTCAATGCTTTTTCTAGCAGTGGCAAACAAAATTCCATTAGCAAAAGCCGTGATCGATTCAGCATACTAAGTTTAACTAAACGTCCAATCAGTCGGCATGGGGTGCGACCTCCAACTACCGAACCCTCCAGTGTAATAGAAATTGGTGATACGCTCGTTGATCCAGATCCACAAAACTCATCGCACTCTTCGTCGGATGCTCAAGGAATAAACCAGCAAAGATCCCCGGAACCTAACAGAGATTTGTTCGGCTTCGAAGCCGATGACAATACCGACGATTTTTTCGTCGAACCAACACCAGTTAAGATTACGAAAGACACCCTTAAAGAACGTTTGAAAAGTGTACGCAAAATGCTTCCGGTTCGACCGACCAAAACTCAATCCCGGCCACAGCGAATGCCAAAAGTAATCGGCAGTCCCACTAAGTTGCGCTCGGTGCAAAATGTGTTTGCCTCATCGACGCCAGTCGCTGTTGGGAAGCGAACACAAACCAACCGGGATGAAGAATTGAACGTTTCTGCCATCCCGGATAAATCGGTAGTCAATAGCGAAGAACATCAGGAACCACCAACTGGTGAAAGTGTCAATCCACCATTGGTGTTGTTTGATGAACCTGAACAGGAAGTGTTCTCCAACTCACTAAGCTGCGTG AACCGAACGTACAGCCGGATACCGCGCCGTAATCCGAAGCGTAAACGTAACATTTATCTGGCGGATTTGGGACTGAGTGAAGACGACGACGAAGAGGACGGCGATGGTGACGATGGAGGACGAACCGAAGCAGTGCAGACGGAAGATGAAGACGCGAATGTGGATTTACGGAAACAACACAATAAGAAGAGACGAATCGTGACTAATAGAAAGAAGAAAACAGTTGAACAG TCGAAAGAGTTCAAAAAGTTTGTTGATGAGTTCAATAGCATGTGCGAGGAAGTCAACCGGTACCAGCTTATCGTTGAGTAG